A genomic stretch from Oreochromis aureus strain Israel breed Guangdong linkage group 17, ZZ_aureus, whole genome shotgun sequence includes:
- the LOC116312190 gene encoding uncharacterized protein LOC116312190 isoform X2, whose product MLLKVKYLNVKKYIKLHAGFTYLEFISEAKTKFGLPDAADLDIFDETDTAVEEDIFLELLEAQPDLCLTIREKISDEDFCPLAHSTPSSSDTLSSLTDTISLSSSDSDLREKGIPAGRSRSSKDSSAPNVSVSEAAKEMVKNALTRKPGGEEILEEYNAENSLSHRTRRQLVNILASDMTERHGIPSRKQKEKYALGIITLFPSLKDPFSPNGYEHFYDGVKGTGYVAWRLKTMSRSTTKRPVKEVPVHQEQGPKRRRLATTLPQQLDGDACKEAISFLVHSPDEASVFQKMKMTFQHRQDLVHDPQRTADVFKTFPRFLDVKGLVNQDFLLLFGAETATKLLEKWDMSFKPKVIKEAKQLTQSTDLCRLIKAAEKPTESDANDWDSDMASLLLLLQLLPPTAGRKRRTKISPTDAAHKMVHFHKSCCSIDEHLQARDGKQPYILAVGRTQNSIDTFYIAVDKQLIPCQATSSLSAFDELFKSHYVFNLSYDESLVHLYSFVQTTIFNIDATSTDESPRVRELRAKMLNENHV is encoded by the exons ATGTTGCTGAAAGTGAAATACCTCAATGTAAAGAAGTACATTAAATTGCACGCAGGATTCACTTATCTAGAATTCATCAGTGAAG CCAAAACCAAGTTTGGACTTCCGGATGCTGCTGACCTTGATATTTTCGATGAAACTGACACAGCTGTCGAAGAAGACATTTTTCTGGAGTTACTGGAGGCCCAACCAGACCTATGCCTGACAATACGTGAAAAGATTTCAGATGAAG ATTTTTGTCCTTTAGCTCATTCCACACCATCCTCCTCGGATACATTATCTTCCCTCACGGACACTATATCACTTTCATCAAGTGACAGTGACCTCAGGGAAAAGGGCATTCCTGCAGGCCGCAGTAGATCCAGCAAAGACAGTTCTGCACCAAATGTTTCTGTGTCAGAGGCTGCAAAAGAG ATGGTTAAAAATGCCTTGACTAGGAAACCTGGTGGAGAGGAAATTCTTGAAGAATACAATGCCGAAAATTCACTGAGCCACCGCACCCGGCGGCAGCTTGTTAACATATTGGCAAGTGATATGACTGAGAGACATGG AATTCCCTCCCGTAAGCAAAAGGAGAAATATGCCCTTGGAATAATTACACTCTTTCCCTCATTGAAGGATCCATTTTCTCCAAACGGCTAT GAGCATTTCTACGACGGAGTGAAAGGCACTGGATATGTAGCGTGGCGCCTCAAAACCATGTCCAGGTCTACAACCAAACGGCCAGTGAAGGAAGTCCCAGTGCATCAAGAACAAGGGCCTAAGCGCAGAAGATTAGCAACCACATTGCCTCAGCAACTTGATGGAGATGCCTGCAAGGAGGCCATCTCATTTCTTGTTCACTCTCCTGATGAAGCAAGTGTATTTCAGAAGATGAAAATGACGTTCCAACATCGCCAGGATCTGGTGCATGATCCACAAAGAACTGCAGATGTCTTCAAAACATTTCCACGCTTTTTGGATGTCAAAGGACTA GTCAATCAAGACTTCCTGCTGCTGTTTGGTGCTGAAACAGCCACCAAGTTGCTTGAGAAGTGGGACATGTCATTCAAGCCAAAGGTTATTAAAGAAGCCAAACAGCTGACTCAGTCAACTGACCTGTGTCGTTTGATAAAAGCTGCTGAGAAACCAACAGAGAGTGATGCAAATG ACTGGGACAGTGACATGGCCTCTCTGCTGCTACTCCTTCAACTTTTGCCACCCACAGCTGGACGAAAGAGGAGAACCAAAATAAGTCCAACTGATGCAGCACACAAAATGGTGCACTTTCACAAG TCATGCTGCAGCATTGATGAACACTTGCAAGCAAGAGATGGTAAACAACCATACATCCTCGCTGTTGGTCGAACCCAGAACAGCATTGACACCTTCTACATCGCAGTGGACAAACAGCTCATCCCCTGCCAAGCCACCAGCTCACTCAGTGCTTTTGATGAACTTTTCAAATCCCACTACGTGTTCAACTTATCTTACGACGAGTCACTGgttcatctctacagttttgtGCAGACCACCATATTCAACATTGATGCCACCTCAACAGATGAGTCACCACGTGTTCGTGAGTTGCGTGccaaaatgttgaatgagaaccatgtttaa
- the LOC116312190 gene encoding uncharacterized protein LOC116312190 isoform X1, with protein sequence MLLKVKYLNVKKYIKLHAGFTYLEFISEAKTKFGLPDAADLDIFDETDTAVEEDIFLELLEAQPDLCLTIREKISDEDFCPLAHSTPSSSDTLSSLTDTISLSSSDSDLREKGIPAGRSRSSKDSSAPNVSVSEAAKEMVKNALTRKPGGEEILEEYNAENSLSHRTRRQLVNILASDMTERHGRIPSRKQKEKYALGIITLFPSLKDPFSPNGYEHFYDGVKGTGYVAWRLKTMSRSTTKRPVKEVPVHQEQGPKRRRLATTLPQQLDGDACKEAISFLVHSPDEASVFQKMKMTFQHRQDLVHDPQRTADVFKTFPRFLDVKGLVNQDFLLLFGAETATKLLEKWDMSFKPKVIKEAKQLTQSTDLCRLIKAAEKPTESDANDWDSDMASLLLLLQLLPPTAGRKRRTKISPTDAAHKMVHFHKSCCSIDEHLQARDGKQPYILAVGRTQNSIDTFYIAVDKQLIPCQATSSLSAFDELFKSHYVFNLSYDESLVHLYSFVQTTIFNIDATSTDESPRVRELRAKMLNENHV encoded by the exons ATGTTGCTGAAAGTGAAATACCTCAATGTAAAGAAGTACATTAAATTGCACGCAGGATTCACTTATCTAGAATTCATCAGTGAAG CCAAAACCAAGTTTGGACTTCCGGATGCTGCTGACCTTGATATTTTCGATGAAACTGACACAGCTGTCGAAGAAGACATTTTTCTGGAGTTACTGGAGGCCCAACCAGACCTATGCCTGACAATACGTGAAAAGATTTCAGATGAAG ATTTTTGTCCTTTAGCTCATTCCACACCATCCTCCTCGGATACATTATCTTCCCTCACGGACACTATATCACTTTCATCAAGTGACAGTGACCTCAGGGAAAAGGGCATTCCTGCAGGCCGCAGTAGATCCAGCAAAGACAGTTCTGCACCAAATGTTTCTGTGTCAGAGGCTGCAAAAGAG ATGGTTAAAAATGCCTTGACTAGGAAACCTGGTGGAGAGGAAATTCTTGAAGAATACAATGCCGAAAATTCACTGAGCCACCGCACCCGGCGGCAGCTTGTTAACATATTGGCAAGTGATATGACTGAGAGACATGG CAGAATTCCCTCCCGTAAGCAAAAGGAGAAATATGCCCTTGGAATAATTACACTCTTTCCCTCATTGAAGGATCCATTTTCTCCAAACGGCTAT GAGCATTTCTACGACGGAGTGAAAGGCACTGGATATGTAGCGTGGCGCCTCAAAACCATGTCCAGGTCTACAACCAAACGGCCAGTGAAGGAAGTCCCAGTGCATCAAGAACAAGGGCCTAAGCGCAGAAGATTAGCAACCACATTGCCTCAGCAACTTGATGGAGATGCCTGCAAGGAGGCCATCTCATTTCTTGTTCACTCTCCTGATGAAGCAAGTGTATTTCAGAAGATGAAAATGACGTTCCAACATCGCCAGGATCTGGTGCATGATCCACAAAGAACTGCAGATGTCTTCAAAACATTTCCACGCTTTTTGGATGTCAAAGGACTA GTCAATCAAGACTTCCTGCTGCTGTTTGGTGCTGAAACAGCCACCAAGTTGCTTGAGAAGTGGGACATGTCATTCAAGCCAAAGGTTATTAAAGAAGCCAAACAGCTGACTCAGTCAACTGACCTGTGTCGTTTGATAAAAGCTGCTGAGAAACCAACAGAGAGTGATGCAAATG ACTGGGACAGTGACATGGCCTCTCTGCTGCTACTCCTTCAACTTTTGCCACCCACAGCTGGACGAAAGAGGAGAACCAAAATAAGTCCAACTGATGCAGCACACAAAATGGTGCACTTTCACAAG TCATGCTGCAGCATTGATGAACACTTGCAAGCAAGAGATGGTAAACAACCATACATCCTCGCTGTTGGTCGAACCCAGAACAGCATTGACACCTTCTACATCGCAGTGGACAAACAGCTCATCCCCTGCCAAGCCACCAGCTCACTCAGTGCTTTTGATGAACTTTTCAAATCCCACTACGTGTTCAACTTATCTTACGACGAGTCACTGgttcatctctacagttttgtGCAGACCACCATATTCAACATTGATGCCACCTCAACAGATGAGTCACCACGTGTTCGTGAGTTGCGTGccaaaatgttgaatgagaaccatgtttaa